A window of the Paraburkholderia sp. ZP32-5 genome harbors these coding sequences:
- a CDS encoding citrate synthase: MQRNRQDGAAGLAPPPGGDYLTRAETLALLQIKLQTLYAYVSRGWIRSVPQGDKGRRLYARQDVERMKSRADARSGHAPVAAAAMRWGEPIISSTLTEITAQGPRYRGVAALDMAREGQPFEAAVKALWDTGDELTLSWQPCARTLRFADAWPRIADLQPRRELVRFFADIALRFGGEHLRGARSADAQFVAASRMIATMAHCLVHLRRSHDGAAATVVRKRGGGLSATLLAVLGGTVSPQHIAALDAALVLCADHELAQATFVARIAASAGADVGECVAAAILTQTGLTSARSYEATEDLLRACKTTAQAQRLFDEHYAAHRNLPGFNHPLYPEGDPRARYLIDVTRRLEGRHASVEPLYAALDIAARYGCLPSLEIGLTLLTIALGLPPRSAFALFIISRLAGWVAHIVEQRKSGALIRPRADYLQAGPVSGGAEDLLSVDPTMLAMGSPS; this comes from the coding sequence GTGCAACGGAACCGACAAGACGGCGCGGCGGGGCTCGCGCCGCCGCCCGGCGGCGATTACCTGACGCGCGCCGAAACGCTCGCGCTGCTGCAGATCAAGCTGCAAACGCTGTATGCGTACGTCAGCCGCGGCTGGATTCGCAGTGTCCCGCAAGGCGACAAGGGGCGCCGTCTGTACGCGCGCCAGGACGTCGAACGCATGAAGTCGCGCGCCGATGCGCGCAGCGGTCATGCGCCCGTGGCGGCCGCTGCGATGCGCTGGGGCGAGCCGATCATCTCCAGCACGCTGACCGAAATCACCGCGCAAGGGCCACGCTATCGCGGCGTCGCGGCGCTCGATATGGCTCGCGAAGGGCAGCCATTCGAAGCCGCCGTCAAAGCGCTATGGGATACCGGCGACGAACTGACGTTGTCGTGGCAACCCTGCGCGCGGACGCTGCGCTTTGCCGATGCATGGCCACGTATCGCCGATTTGCAGCCACGGCGCGAACTGGTGCGCTTTTTCGCCGACATCGCGTTGCGCTTCGGCGGTGAACATTTGCGTGGCGCGCGTTCGGCGGATGCGCAATTCGTCGCCGCGAGCCGCATGATCGCAACGATGGCACACTGTCTCGTGCATCTGCGCCGCTCGCACGATGGCGCGGCGGCGACCGTTGTCCGTAAACGCGGTGGCGGTCTGTCGGCGACGCTGCTTGCCGTGCTGGGCGGTACGGTTTCGCCGCAGCATATCGCCGCGCTCGATGCGGCGCTCGTGTTGTGCGCCGATCACGAACTCGCGCAGGCCACCTTCGTCGCGCGCATCGCGGCATCGGCCGGGGCCGATGTCGGCGAATGCGTGGCGGCCGCGATCCTGACGCAAACGGGGCTCACGTCCGCGCGTTCTTACGAAGCCACCGAAGATCTGCTGCGCGCATGCAAGACGACCGCGCAGGCGCAGCGACTATTCGACGAGCACTACGCGGCGCACCGCAATCTGCCGGGCTTCAACCATCCGCTGTACCCGGAAGGCGACCCACGTGCGCGCTATCTGATCGACGTGACGCGGCGGCTCGAAGGCCGTCATGCGTCCGTCGAGCCGCTGTACGCGGCACTCGATATCGCCGCGCGGTACGGTTGTCTGCCGAGCCTCGAAATCGGCCTGACGTTGCTGACGATCGCGTTGGGCTTGCCGCCGCGCAGCGCCTTCGCGTTGTTCATCATTAGCCGCTTGGCGGGCTGGGTCGCGCATATCGTCGAGCAGCGCAAGTCCGGCGCGCTGATTCGTCCGCGCGCGGATTATCTGCAGGCAGGTCCGGTGTCTGGTGGCGCGGAAGATCTGCTGTCAGTCGACCCGACGATGCTGGCGATGGGCTCGCCGTCCTGA
- a CDS encoding FAS1-like dehydratase domain-containing protein yields MQHSACCIFSLTATGIEEGTPVSNEYITDKVKAIIGAQTDWVVSTHPVEASEVRRFHHATMDDARRYWDEDWAATSRYGSVVAPPGFPVHAFRRAPESGDPLDDMNKPDYDGLSRSFSGLPAVEVELPRDLNGGYEYELYRYARVGEKVLRQARYKDIVQRDGKSGPMVFVIIEETYTTEAGEKLLKVTNTQIMR; encoded by the coding sequence ATGCAGCACAGTGCCTGCTGCATCTTCTCGCTGACGGCGACCGGGATAGAAGAGGGGACACCTGTGAGCAACGAATACATCACCGACAAGGTGAAAGCCATCATCGGCGCGCAGACCGACTGGGTCGTGTCGACGCATCCTGTCGAAGCAAGCGAAGTGCGCCGCTTTCATCACGCAACGATGGACGACGCGCGCCGCTACTGGGACGAAGACTGGGCCGCGACGAGCCGCTATGGCAGCGTGGTCGCGCCGCCGGGCTTTCCGGTGCATGCGTTTCGCCGCGCGCCCGAGTCAGGCGATCCACTCGACGATATGAACAAGCCGGACTACGACGGCCTGAGCCGCAGCTTCAGCGGCCTGCCCGCGGTCGAAGTGGAATTGCCGCGCGATCTGAACGGCGGCTACGAATACGAACTGTATCGCTATGCCCGCGTCGGCGAGAAGGTACTGCGTCAGGCGCGCTACAAGGACATCGTGCAGCGCGACGGCAAGAGCGGTCCGATGGTGTTCGTCATCATCGAGGAAACCTACACGACCGAGGCCGGCGAAAAGCTGCTGAAGGTCACCAATACGCAGATCATGCGCTAG
- a CDS encoding CDGSH iron-sulfur domain-containing protein — MKLTGDFELLDEKGDGVRARRLYMICRCGLSNRLPFCDSTHERVGFSSCPRAPQDAADTR; from the coding sequence ATGAAGCTGACCGGCGACTTCGAATTGCTCGACGAAAAAGGGGATGGAGTTCGCGCACGCCGGCTCTATATGATTTGCCGGTGCGGCCTTTCCAACCGGCTACCGTTTTGCGATTCCACGCATGAACGGGTGGGCTTTTCGAGTTGTCCGAGAGCGCCGCAAGATGCGGCCGACACACGTTGA
- a CDS encoding flavin reductase family protein produces MKIDPEEFRKGLRAFTTGVTVVTMPDGDGGMHGMTASSFAAVSVNPQLVAVSIAKTAKSHALLSGDNCYAINILGESQSFHGNYFANRMPERWDPPHHWVDGTPILTGTMGWFLCRRWAAYEGGDHTILVGEALKIHRTDDRPLVCNRGVFYSLGPAVEAVRPERQRSHAALREHSESPSVANEQRA; encoded by the coding sequence TTGAAAATCGACCCCGAAGAGTTCCGCAAAGGACTTCGAGCGTTTACCACCGGCGTCACGGTCGTCACGATGCCGGACGGCGACGGCGGCATGCATGGGATGACCGCCAGCTCGTTTGCCGCGGTATCGGTGAATCCGCAACTGGTGGCGGTCAGCATCGCGAAGACGGCGAAGTCGCACGCACTGCTTTCCGGCGACAACTGCTATGCGATCAATATCCTCGGCGAGAGTCAGAGCTTTCACGGCAACTACTTCGCGAACCGGATGCCGGAGCGTTGGGATCCGCCGCATCATTGGGTGGACGGCACGCCGATCCTGACCGGCACGATGGGCTGGTTCCTGTGCCGCCGCTGGGCAGCCTACGAAGGTGGCGACCATACGATTCTGGTCGGCGAGGCGTTGAAAATCCATCGCACCGACGACCGCCCGCTGGTATGCAATCGCGGCGTGTTCTACTCGCTCGGCCCGGCCGTCGAAGCGGTGCGCCCCGAACGGCAGCGCAGCCATGCCGCGCTGCGCGAGCACAGCGAAAGCCCCTCCGTTGCGAACGAACAGCGAGCGTAA
- a CDS encoding CaiB/BaiF CoA transferase family protein, translating to MTQTKPNALSGLRVIDFSWVLAGPMTTKMLAGMGAEVIKIESSTRREHTQRQPWWAVVNAGKKSCTINLSRPQGPELIRRLIAQSDMVVENFSNGVLAKFGLDYPALAAIRPDLIFVSASGTGREGPQRDALAYGSLLQAYSGRASVVGTPNERVEAMGILPAWTDPITALWECCAVLAAVRHRRMTGEGAFIDLSMLESTVALLPELLFREALGSDTPSASGAREWSAAPSGCFRCAGDDAWLAVSVCDDAQWRALCDAMRKPELAADARFADARGRAAHRSEADHLLAAWLADQPPARALDALQARGVPAARSRHIGAVMEDPYFAQGGLFPELADGSRSIALPWCDSDGFRGDFAPPPRLGEHNDYVFRELLGLDAGEVESLTEAGVLR from the coding sequence ATGACGCAAACAAAACCCAACGCGTTGTCCGGTCTGCGAGTCATCGATTTCAGCTGGGTGCTGGCCGGCCCGATGACCACCAAGATGCTCGCGGGCATGGGCGCGGAAGTCATCAAGATCGAATCGTCGACGCGGCGCGAACATACGCAGCGTCAGCCCTGGTGGGCGGTCGTGAATGCGGGCAAGAAGAGCTGCACGATCAATCTGAGCCGGCCGCAAGGGCCTGAACTGATTCGCCGTCTGATCGCGCAGAGCGATATGGTGGTCGAAAACTTCTCGAACGGCGTGCTCGCGAAGTTCGGGCTCGACTATCCGGCGCTGGCGGCGATCCGGCCTGATCTGATCTTCGTGTCCGCGTCCGGCACCGGTCGCGAGGGGCCGCAACGCGATGCGCTCGCGTACGGCTCGTTATTGCAGGCCTATAGCGGCCGCGCGAGCGTGGTCGGTACGCCCAACGAGCGGGTCGAGGCGATGGGTATTCTGCCGGCGTGGACCGATCCGATCACCGCGCTATGGGAATGCTGCGCGGTGCTGGCCGCGGTCCGTCATCGGCGTATGACGGGCGAGGGTGCTTTCATCGATCTTTCGATGCTGGAGAGCACCGTCGCGCTGCTACCGGAGTTGCTGTTTCGCGAAGCATTGGGCAGCGATACGCCGTCCGCGAGCGGCGCGCGCGAGTGGAGCGCCGCGCCGTCCGGATGCTTTCGCTGCGCGGGCGACGACGCGTGGCTCGCGGTATCCGTGTGCGACGACGCGCAGTGGCGCGCGTTGTGCGACGCGATGCGCAAGCCCGAACTCGCCGCGGATGCGCGCTTCGCCGACGCGCGCGGGCGCGCCGCGCACCGTTCGGAAGCGGACCATCTGCTAGCCGCCTGGCTCGCGGATCAGCCGCCCGCGCGGGCGCTCGACGCGCTGCAGGCGCGTGGCGTGCCGGCCGCGCGTTCGCGGCATATCGGCGCGGTGATGGAAGACCCGTATTTCGCGCAGGGAGGCTTGTTTCCCGAACTGGCCGACGGCTCGCGCAGCATTGCGCTGCCGTGGTGCGATAGTGACGGTTTTCGTGGCGATTTCGCGCCGCCGCCGCGCCTTGGCGAACACAACGACTACGTGTTCCGCGAGCTGCTGGGACTCGATGCGGGCGAAGTCGAAAGCTTGACGGAAGCGGGCGTGTTGCGCTGA
- a CDS encoding Ldh family oxidoreductase, translating into MEPIRYGASALRDYARNVLANAGLATRYADDVARTLVEGDLLGHDTHGLALLPGYVAQLEAGTMTREGKPQVVSDRPAALLWDGRRLPGPALVHAGIDALIPRAHELGSATLVIRRSHHIACLAAYLLRATESNLVMMLASSDPSVQSVAPFGGTRALFTPNPIALGVPTSSTPVLIDISASLTTNGMSARRHASGQLFDEPWMLDARGDATRDPGVLFADPPGTILPLGGLSAGHKGFGLALLIEALTGGLAGFGRADPSEGWGATVFIALYDPAAFGGIDALRRQMDWLGDACRSNPPRVRDDPVRLPGERAIARRTEQLAHGVLLHPTIVAPLEACGARYDVAFPVTCDV; encoded by the coding sequence ATGGAACCGATCCGCTACGGCGCAAGCGCGCTGCGTGACTATGCCCGCAACGTGCTGGCCAACGCGGGGCTCGCAACCCGCTATGCGGACGATGTTGCGCGCACACTCGTCGAAGGCGATCTGCTCGGACACGACACGCATGGACTCGCGCTGTTGCCCGGTTATGTCGCTCAACTCGAAGCGGGCACGATGACGCGCGAGGGCAAACCGCAAGTCGTATCCGATCGCCCCGCCGCGTTGCTGTGGGATGGCCGGCGTCTGCCTGGGCCCGCGCTCGTTCACGCCGGCATCGATGCATTGATACCGCGCGCGCACGAACTCGGCAGCGCAACGCTGGTGATTCGCCGCAGTCATCACATTGCGTGCCTTGCGGCCTATCTGTTGCGCGCGACCGAGTCGAATCTGGTGATGATGCTGGCAAGTTCCGACCCGAGCGTGCAAAGCGTCGCACCGTTCGGCGGCACGCGTGCGTTGTTCACGCCGAATCCTATCGCGCTCGGCGTGCCGACTTCGAGCACACCCGTTCTGATCGATATCTCCGCTTCGTTGACGACCAACGGCATGAGCGCGCGCCGCCACGCGAGCGGCCAGTTATTCGACGAACCGTGGATGCTCGATGCGCGCGGCGACGCGACACGCGACCCCGGTGTGCTGTTTGCCGACCCGCCCGGCACGATATTGCCGCTGGGCGGATTGTCCGCGGGTCACAAGGGCTTTGGTCTCGCGTTGCTGATCGAAGCGCTGACGGGCGGCCTCGCCGGCTTCGGCCGCGCCGATCCTTCAGAGGGCTGGGGCGCCACCGTATTCATCGCGCTGTACGATCCGGCCGCGTTTGGCGGCATCGACGCATTGCGACGGCAAATGGACTGGCTAGGCGATGCGTGCCGCAGCAATCCGCCGCGCGTACGGGACGATCCCGTTCGCTTGCCGGGCGAGCGCGCGATCGCGCGACGCACTGAGCAACTCGCGCATGGCGTACTTCTGCATCCGACCATCGTC
- a CDS encoding CaiB/BaiF CoA transferase family protein yields the protein MSTAAMLPRASGAPLAAPLAGVRVIEWSGSMSASFCARVLCDLGADVLKLEPPGAGDPLRHTGPFATHASYGDDGALFAYLNHGKESATLDPSNPTGAALFTRLIESADLLITSVPAPRLAELALDGDTLRKIQPALVSLAVTPFGTSFAPHASTEHADANPLTAFTDFTLTHHAGYAFHQARPVHAPNEQPPVACADREVALATGVAAANAALWGLLEAQLHGEGRSIECAELDVIAHLLIEPVADYGRGERTFSRLREELQGTEVAGGLIWLLPCKDGFVMISPREEHQWERWVELLGNPPWSRDIALCGERSARNENWMVLQDQMSTWTREHTRADVFERAQAARVACFPVSGARDLLENAQLNARRFFDGWQGTGSETLRMPGLPFGLRTSSGAELPRGRDVMSPRLGAANRAVFAGRLGLSPGELETLRQQGVV from the coding sequence GTGAGTACCGCCGCCATGCTGCCGCGTGCGAGCGGCGCTCCGCTCGCCGCGCCGCTTGCCGGCGTGCGGGTGATCGAATGGAGCGGCTCGATGTCGGCGTCGTTCTGCGCGCGCGTGCTGTGCGATCTCGGTGCCGACGTGCTCAAGCTCGAGCCACCGGGCGCGGGCGATCCGTTGCGGCATACCGGCCCGTTCGCGACGCACGCAAGCTATGGCGACGACGGCGCGCTGTTCGCCTATCTGAATCATGGCAAGGAGAGCGCGACGCTCGACCCTTCGAATCCGACGGGCGCCGCGTTGTTCACGCGCCTGATCGAGTCGGCCGATCTGCTGATCACGTCCGTCCCGGCGCCGCGTCTTGCCGAACTCGCGCTCGACGGCGATACGCTGAGAAAGATCCAGCCCGCGCTGGTGTCGCTCGCGGTCACGCCATTCGGCACATCGTTCGCGCCACATGCGTCGACGGAGCACGCGGATGCGAACCCGCTTACCGCCTTCACCGATTTCACGCTCACGCATCACGCGGGCTACGCGTTTCATCAGGCGCGGCCGGTGCATGCGCCCAACGAGCAGCCACCCGTTGCCTGTGCGGATCGCGAAGTGGCGCTCGCGACCGGCGTCGCGGCCGCGAACGCCGCGCTATGGGGACTGCTCGAAGCGCAATTGCACGGCGAGGGCCGCAGTATCGAATGCGCGGAACTGGACGTGATCGCCCATCTGCTGATCGAGCCGGTCGCCGATTACGGCCGTGGCGAGCGCACCTTCAGCCGGCTGCGCGAGGAACTGCAAGGCACCGAAGTCGCGGGCGGGCTGATCTGGCTATTGCCGTGCAAGGACGGCTTCGTGATGATTTCGCCGCGCGAGGAGCATCAGTGGGAACGCTGGGTCGAATTGCTCGGCAATCCGCCGTGGTCGCGCGATATCGCGCTGTGCGGCGAACGTAGCGCGCGCAACGAAAACTGGATGGTGCTGCAGGACCAGATGTCGACATGGACGCGCGAGCACACGCGCGCCGATGTGTTCGAGCGCGCGCAGGCGGCGCGCGTCGCGTGCTTTCCTGTCAGCGGCGCGCGCGATCTGCTGGAAAACGCGCAACTGAACGCACGACGCTTCTTCGACGGCTGGCAAGGCACGGGCAGCGAAACGCTGCGAATGCCGGGCCTGCCGTTCGGTTTGCGCACGAGTTCCGGCGCCGAGCTGCCGCGCGGGCGCGATGTGATGTCGCCTCGCCTGGGCGCCGCCAATCGCGCGGTATTTGCGGGGCGCCTCGGGCTTTCGCCGGGTGAACTGGAAACCTTGCGCCAGCAGGGAGTGGTGTGA
- a CDS encoding hydroxymethylglutaryl-CoA lyase, with protein sequence MKEKVAVCEVGPRDGLQMAHDIMPTELKTRWIAAIAHAGVGEIEVGSFVPPKLVPQMADTEAIVKAALHQPGLRVMALVPNLRGAQAAYAAGAHGVGVPVSVSEGHSRSNTRKGTMEQVAEVRRIVEWVREQERPMAIEPGCATAFGCAIDGVIAQRKVIETAVALAEAGVDAIALADTVGYGNPTQVRNMVKAVRAEIGDKLTKLHLHDTMGLGLANALAGLEEGIRSFDSALAGLGGCPFAPGASGNIVTEDLVFMLESMGFDTGIDLDRLIAARDMLHEGLPGEPMYGQVPKAGIPKTYRAQAQFYA encoded by the coding sequence ATGAAAGAGAAAGTAGCGGTATGTGAAGTGGGCCCGCGCGACGGCCTGCAGATGGCGCACGACATCATGCCGACGGAGCTGAAGACGCGCTGGATCGCGGCCATCGCGCACGCCGGTGTCGGCGAGATCGAAGTCGGCAGTTTCGTGCCGCCGAAGCTCGTGCCGCAGATGGCGGACACCGAAGCGATCGTCAAGGCGGCGCTGCATCAGCCAGGCTTGCGCGTGATGGCGCTGGTACCCAATCTGCGCGGCGCGCAGGCCGCGTATGCGGCGGGTGCGCATGGGGTCGGCGTGCCGGTGTCGGTCAGCGAAGGCCACAGCCGCTCGAACACGCGCAAGGGCACGATGGAACAGGTCGCCGAGGTGCGCCGCATCGTCGAATGGGTCCGCGAACAGGAGCGGCCGATGGCGATCGAGCCCGGTTGCGCGACCGCGTTCGGCTGCGCGATCGACGGCGTCATTGCGCAGCGGAAAGTGATCGAAACAGCGGTGGCGCTGGCCGAAGCGGGCGTCGATGCGATTGCGCTCGCCGATACGGTCGGCTACGGCAATCCGACGCAGGTGCGCAACATGGTGAAGGCGGTGCGCGCCGAAATCGGCGACAAGCTGACCAAGCTGCATCTGCACGACACGATGGGACTCGGGCTCGCCAATGCGCTGGCCGGACTGGAAGAGGGCATCCGCTCATTCGATTCGGCGCTGGCGGGCCTCGGCGGCTGTCCGTTCGCGCCGGGCGCGTCGGGCAACATCGTCACCGAAGACCTCGTATTCATGCTGGAGAGCATGGGCTTCGACACCGGGATCGACCTCGACCGCCTGATCGCCGCGCGCGACATGCTGCACGAAGGCTTGCCCGGCGAGCCGATGTACGGGCAGGTGCCGAAGGCGGGCATTCCGAAGACGTATCGCGCGCAGGCGCAGTTCTATGCCTGA
- a CDS encoding MaoC family dehydratase, with protein MRTLCFEDVEVGMEIPHVVKGPMTTAHIMRWSASMENWHRIHYDWRFATGHDKLPDVMVNGSWKQHIMLQLLTDWVGESGWAWKLNFQFRGMNVPGDVITAWGRVTAREQRGGYGLVHLEIGLRNQDGKESTPGTATVILPLRHGAPVPYPFDPAVLEEAA; from the coding sequence ATGCGCACACTATGTTTCGAAGACGTCGAAGTCGGCATGGAGATTCCGCATGTCGTCAAAGGTCCGATGACCACCGCGCACATCATGCGCTGGTCCGCTTCGATGGAGAACTGGCATCGCATCCACTACGACTGGCGTTTCGCGACCGGCCACGACAAGCTGCCCGACGTGATGGTCAACGGTTCGTGGAAGCAGCACATCATGCTGCAACTGCTGACGGATTGGGTCGGCGAGAGCGGCTGGGCATGGAAGCTGAACTTCCAGTTTCGCGGCATGAACGTGCCGGGCGATGTGATTACCGCGTGGGGCCGCGTAACGGCACGCGAGCAGCGCGGCGGCTATGGGCTCGTGCATCTGGAGATCGGCCTGCGTAATCAGGACGGCAAGGAAAGCACGCCGGGCACCGCGACGGTGATCCTGCCGTTGCGTCACGGCGCGCCCGTGCCGTATCCGTTCGATCCCGCCGTGCTCGAAGAGGCCGCGTGA
- a CDS encoding CDGSH iron-sulfur domain-containing protein encodes MSIVKGQIIPGGPLHVVGEFEIVDALGNRFPHSGIFSLCRCGHSQSKPYCDGSHRAQRWTGCPAADATEGMQTPATSTQK; translated from the coding sequence ATGTCAATCGTTAAAGGTCAGATCATCCCTGGCGGGCCGCTTCATGTCGTCGGCGAATTCGAAATCGTCGACGCATTGGGCAACCGCTTTCCCCATAGCGGCATTTTCAGTCTTTGTCGCTGCGGGCATTCGCAAAGCAAGCCCTATTGTGATGGCAGTCATCGTGCGCAGCGGTGGACCGGCTGTCCGGCAGCGGACGCAACGGAAGGGATGCAGACTCCCGCCACGTCGACACAGAAATAA
- a CDS encoding MFS transporter, with protein sequence MSTPNRAIGADAVGSLDRADYPSRPITTGAVTARFDRLPMTATLWKLLALVALGGFFELYDVYFAGYIAPGLFHAGILTPTTPTFFAMNGLAGFLASLFIGLFIGTIAFGGLADRFGRRRVFAASMLWYCGATIVIAFQDTALGLNVWRLICGIGVGVQYVTIDSYVSELTPRHARGMAFGLVYGVAQICAPLIAFLAWVLVPIAPLGFDGWRWVIALGSAGALLVWYLQLRLPESPRWLAQKGRVDEAEQVMQMIETRVRNEYGKELPPPAETVEVEEQKGTLREAFSPQYRSRTLMLVVVNFFQTIGYYGFVSWIPTLLIAKGIMVTRSLEYTFLIVLLYPIAPFVVMLVADRFERKWQLVWSAISVAVIGVIFSMLKAPGWLIAVGIVQTLVVNWLSTIVHTYQAELFPTRMRAGAVGFVYSWSRLSSIFVGFFIAFFLREFGVEGVFAFIGGAMAIVVIAVALFGPRTTGLALDDIAR encoded by the coding sequence ATGAGCACCCCAAACAGGGCAATCGGCGCGGATGCCGTCGGCTCGCTCGACAGGGCGGACTATCCGTCACGTCCTATTACGACCGGCGCCGTGACCGCGCGTTTCGACCGGTTGCCGATGACCGCGACGCTATGGAAGCTGCTCGCGCTCGTCGCGCTCGGCGGATTCTTCGAGCTCTACGACGTGTACTTCGCCGGCTATATCGCGCCCGGCCTGTTTCACGCGGGCATTCTGACGCCGACCACACCGACCTTCTTCGCGATGAATGGCCTCGCCGGTTTTCTGGCTTCGCTGTTCATTGGCCTCTTTATCGGCACGATCGCTTTCGGCGGTCTCGCGGATCGCTTCGGCCGCCGCCGCGTGTTCGCCGCATCGATGCTGTGGTACTGCGGCGCGACCATCGTGATTGCGTTTCAGGACACCGCGCTCGGCCTCAACGTATGGCGTCTTATCTGCGGCATCGGCGTGGGCGTGCAGTACGTGACGATCGATTCCTACGTATCGGAGCTGACGCCGCGTCACGCGCGCGGTATGGCGTTTGGACTCGTGTATGGGGTCGCGCAGATCTGCGCGCCGCTGATCGCGTTTCTTGCATGGGTGCTGGTGCCGATCGCGCCGCTCGGTTTCGACGGCTGGCGCTGGGTGATCGCGCTCGGTTCGGCGGGCGCATTGCTGGTGTGGTATCTGCAGCTGCGTCTGCCGGAATCGCCGCGCTGGCTTGCGCAAAAGGGCCGCGTCGACGAAGCCGAGCAAGTGATGCAGATGATCGAAACCCGCGTGCGCAACGAATACGGCAAGGAGTTGCCGCCGCCCGCCGAGACGGTCGAGGTGGAAGAGCAGAAGGGCACGTTGCGTGAAGCGTTCAGCCCGCAATATCGCAGCCGCACGCTGATGCTCGTGGTCGTCAATTTCTTCCAGACGATCGGCTACTACGGCTTCGTCAGCTGGATTCCGACACTGCTGATCGCCAAGGGCATCATGGTGACGCGCAGCCTCGAATACACGTTTCTGATCGTGCTGCTTTATCCGATCGCGCCGTTCGTCGTGATGCTGGTCGCGGACCGCTTCGAGCGCAAATGGCAGCTCGTCTGGAGTGCGATCTCGGTGGCGGTGATCGGCGTGATCTTCTCGATGCTGAAGGCGCCTGGCTGGCTGATTGCGGTCGGTATCGTGCAGACGCTGGTCGTCAACTGGCTTTCGACGATCGTGCATACATACCAGGCGGAACTGTTTCCGACTCGCATGCGCGCCGGCGCGGTGGGCTTTGTTTATTCGTGGAGCCGGCTGTCGTCGATCTTCGTCGGGTTCTTTATCGCGTTCTTCCTGCGCGAGTTCGGGGTCGAGGGCGTGTTCGCGTTTATCGGCGGTGCGATGGCGATCGTCGTGATTGCGGTTGCGTTGTTTGGGCCGCGCACCACGGGTCTTGCGCTCGATGATATTGCGCGGTGA